One region of Epilithonimonas zeae genomic DNA includes:
- a CDS encoding DUF3817 domain-containing protein, which translates to MIDLFKTKIGRLRIIAILEGISLLTLVFIAVPLKYGFDNPAFVKMMGPIHGSLFLLFLFNTLSVGVEQNWKFKEITWKVLLACIIPFGTFYIDRKILSKL; encoded by the coding sequence ATGATTGATTTATTTAAAACTAAAATCGGACGGTTAAGAATTATTGCGATTCTCGAAGGAATTTCATTATTAACCTTAGTATTCATTGCAGTTCCATTAAAATATGGCTTTGATAATCCAGCTTTTGTAAAAATGATGGGACCGATTCACGGTTCGTTATTTCTACTTTTTTTATTCAACACTTTGAGCGTCGGTGTCGAACAGAATTGGAAGTTTAAAGAAATAACTTGGAAAGTGCTTTTAGCCTGCATTATCCCGTTTGGAACATTTTATATTGACAGAAAAATTTTAAGCAAACTATGA
- a CDS encoding TetR/AcrR family transcriptional regulator — protein MKKSQETRLNILQKAFDLIYKKGYQTTSVDEILATTQVTKGAFYYHFKTKDEMGLAIINDLMIPNFKNTFIEPFQNIVNPLDGIYNLMYNLLMENDTLKVEYGCPASNFTQEMAPWNIDFTKALNTLSLQWENTMIEAIEKGKENGLLKADVEAKEVAVFVLSGYWGVRNLGKLENSKSVYLVYLKGLKSYFETLK, from the coding sequence ATGAAAAAGTCACAGGAAACACGATTGAATATTCTCCAAAAAGCATTTGATTTAATATACAAAAAAGGTTATCAGACCACCAGTGTGGATGAGATTCTTGCGACTACTCAGGTGACAAAAGGAGCGTTCTACTATCACTTCAAAACGAAGGACGAAATGGGTTTGGCGATCATTAATGATCTTATGATTCCCAACTTCAAAAATACTTTCATTGAACCTTTTCAAAATATTGTAAATCCGTTAGATGGAATTTATAACTTAATGTATAATCTGCTAATGGAAAACGACACGCTAAAGGTTGAATATGGCTGTCCGGCTTCCAACTTTACCCAGGAAATGGCGCCTTGGAACATTGATTTTACCAAGGCTCTGAATACACTTTCCTTACAATGGGAAAACACAATGATTGAAGCGATTGAAAAAGGCAAAGAAAACGGTTTGTTGAAAGCTGATGTTGAAGCAAAAGAAGTTGCCGTTTTTGTACTTTCAGGATATTGGGGAGTAAGAAATTTAGGAAAATTAGAGAATTCCAAATCCGTTTATCTTGTTTATTTAAAAGGCCTTAAGTCGTATTTTGAAACCCTGAAATAA
- a CDS encoding pyridoxamine 5'-phosphate oxidase family protein, with amino-acid sequence MSTENLTQQEAIKKIKELSEKARICMFATELDRLPVNSRPMSLQETDDNGNLWFISSETSNKNFEIKEDNRVQLYFMNNSDSEYLSIYGEAFVYTDRATIEEKWSPMANAWFDGKDDPNVSIIRVEPKDTYYWDTKAGKVVSLLSFVAAAVTGNKTDNSDGVEGNAVIN; translated from the coding sequence ATGTCTACAGAAAATCTTACACAGCAAGAAGCAATTAAAAAAATTAAGGAACTATCTGAAAAAGCCAGGATTTGTATGTTCGCCACAGAACTAGACAGATTACCAGTCAATTCGAGACCAATGTCTTTGCAGGAAACCGACGACAATGGAAATCTTTGGTTCATCAGTAGCGAAACAAGTAATAAAAATTTCGAAATCAAGGAAGATAATCGCGTACAACTTTATTTTATGAATAACAGCGATTCCGAATACCTTTCTATCTATGGAGAAGCCTTTGTTTACACAGACCGTGCAACCATCGAAGAAAAATGGTCACCAATGGCCAATGCGTGGTTCGATGGAAAAGATGACCCAAATGTTTCCATCATTCGAGTTGAACCAAAAGACACTTATTACTGGGATACAAAAGCCGGAAAAGTAGTTAGTCTTCTAAGTTTTGTCGCAGCTGCTGTTACTGGAAATAAAACAGATAATTCCGACGGCGTCGAAGGAAATGCAGTAATCAATTAA
- a CDS encoding SDR family oxidoreductase, whose amino-acid sequence MEKETKKKIRPQQKQRRPGLEKNMNPIPETDPINYPKEGKLKNKVALITGGDSGIGKAVALLFAKEGADIIIAYLSETKDAKETKKEVEAYSRKCTLIKGDLGKENHCKKVIETTIKIHKKIDIIINNAGLHWESESIEEISTDQLVRTFENNVFSYFWVTKYALPYLNKGASIINTSSVTAYRGSPKLIDYSATKGAIISFTRSLSANLIDKGIRVNAVAPGPIWTPLITSSFKPKKNSEFGSDSPMKRAGQPNEVAPSFLFLASDDSRYISGQVLHPNGGEIVNG is encoded by the coding sequence ATGGAAAAGGAGACGAAAAAGAAAATAAGACCTCAGCAGAAACAAAGACGGCCGGGATTGGAAAAGAATATGAATCCAATTCCTGAAACTGATCCAATCAATTATCCGAAAGAAGGAAAGTTAAAAAACAAAGTCGCTTTAATTACTGGCGGAGACAGTGGAATCGGGAAAGCAGTTGCTCTACTGTTTGCAAAAGAAGGTGCTGATATTATCATTGCTTATCTCAGCGAAACCAAAGATGCCAAAGAAACTAAAAAAGAAGTAGAAGCTTATTCCAGAAAATGCACTTTAATAAAAGGAGATTTGGGAAAAGAAAATCATTGTAAAAAAGTGATCGAAACTACAATAAAAATTCACAAAAAAATCGATATTATCATCAATAATGCTGGTCTACATTGGGAATCAGAATCTATTGAAGAAATTTCTACAGATCAATTGGTAAGAACATTTGAGAATAATGTTTTTTCTTATTTCTGGGTTACAAAATATGCGTTACCTTATTTAAATAAAGGTGCGAGCATTATCAACACTTCATCCGTAACCGCTTACCGAGGAAGTCCAAAATTAATAGACTATTCTGCTACAAAAGGTGCTATCATTTCTTTTACAAGAAGTCTTTCCGCTAATTTGATCGATAAAGGAATCCGAGTGAATGCTGTTGCACCTGGTCCAATCTGGACACCACTAATTACATCATCATTCAAACCCAAAAAGAATTCTGAATTCGGGAGTGATTCGCCAATGAAGCGTGCGGGACAGCCCAATGAGGTGGCTCCAAGTTTCCTATTTTTAGCCAGCGACGATTCTAGGTACATAAGCGGTCAAGTCTTACATCCTAATGGCGGGGAAATTGTTAATGGATAA
- a CDS encoding SDR family NAD(P)-dependent oxidoreductase translates to MASKIALVTGGSRGLGKDSALQLAKKGFDLIITYQTKKEAADEVVKEIESIGQKAFALPLDISTTTGFDQFVTEVKNILDNQFASAKLDALVNNAGIGINQSFETTTEETLDAMTNIHFKGPYFLTQKLLPLLNDGSSVVNTSSGLARFSFAGYSAYGAMKAAIDSLSRYQALELGSRKIRVNSIAPGAIETDFGGGVVRDVADLNNHISSETALGRVGLPDDIGSVVAFLCSDDSKWINAQRIEVSGGFKI, encoded by the coding sequence ATGGCAAGTAAAATAGCATTAGTAACTGGCGGAAGCCGTGGATTGGGTAAAGATTCAGCTTTACAATTGGCAAAAAAAGGATTTGATCTTATTATCACTTATCAAACGAAAAAAGAGGCTGCAGACGAAGTCGTAAAAGAAATTGAAAGCATCGGACAAAAGGCATTCGCTTTACCTTTGGATATTTCAACAACTACTGGCTTTGACCAATTTGTAACAGAAGTAAAAAATATTTTGGACAATCAATTTGCATCTGCAAAGTTGGACGCTTTGGTTAATAACGCAGGAATCGGAATTAATCAAAGTTTTGAAACAACAACCGAGGAAACGTTGGATGCGATGACGAATATCCATTTCAAAGGACCTTACTTTTTAACCCAAAAATTATTACCATTGCTGAATGACGGAAGCAGCGTTGTGAACACATCTTCTGGTTTGGCAAGATTTTCTTTCGCTGGATATTCTGCTTATGGAGCAATGAAAGCGGCGATTGATTCTTTATCAAGATACCAAGCTTTGGAATTGGGAAGCAGAAAAATAAGAGTGAACTCCATTGCGCCTGGTGCCATTGAAACTGATTTTGGAGGCGGCGTTGTGCGTGACGTGGCAGATTTGAACAACCATATCTCGTCTGAAACAGCTTTGGGAAGAGTTGGTTTGCCAGATGATATCGGAAGCGTTGTTGCTTTCCTTTGTTCTGATGATTCTAAATGGATTAATGCACAAAGAATTGAGGTTTCTGGTGGATTTAAAATTTAA
- a CDS encoding helix-turn-helix domain-containing protein — protein MSSITIKEFYQDILGDTCPDINQFLNENINKDIGHFNVFDISEIYRSCKSKTEMPYNRRTYYKISLINGQNKVEYADKTIQIEDCAVLFASPKIPYNYTHLCTDQSGHFCVFTKDFLPTTKIGLELDNLPVFSANSDFIFQITTEQYLQFEAIFLKMHEEIKSDYLYKYDLLRNYVMELIHFGQKLKPIQPIENNKTAASRTTTLFIELLERQFPIENISQLLQLKTPADFAGILGVHVNHLNRVLKETTGKTTGEIIGSRIFQEAKILLTQTQWNISEIAFTLGFEEVAHFSNFFKKHSQQSPQHYRELLIV, from the coding sequence ATGAGTTCTATCACCATCAAAGAATTTTATCAGGATATTCTTGGAGATACTTGTCCAGATATCAATCAATTCCTAAATGAAAATATTAATAAGGATATTGGCCACTTCAATGTTTTTGATATTTCTGAAATTTACAGAAGCTGTAAATCGAAAACCGAAATGCCTTACAACAGACGAACTTATTACAAAATAAGCCTAATTAACGGACAGAATAAAGTGGAATATGCCGATAAAACAATCCAGATTGAAGATTGTGCCGTTCTTTTTGCATCACCAAAAATTCCTTATAATTATACACATCTCTGCACAGACCAATCCGGACATTTTTGTGTTTTCACCAAGGATTTTTTACCAACTACTAAGATTGGATTAGAACTGGATAATCTTCCTGTGTTCTCTGCAAACAGCGATTTTATTTTTCAGATTACTACAGAACAATATCTTCAGTTCGAAGCTATATTCCTGAAAATGCACGAAGAAATCAAGTCGGATTATCTATATAAATATGATTTGCTGAGAAATTATGTGATGGAACTGATTCATTTTGGCCAGAAATTAAAACCAATCCAACCCATTGAAAATAATAAAACTGCCGCTTCCAGAACCACAACATTATTTATCGAATTACTGGAAAGACAGTTTCCCATCGAAAACATCAGTCAGCTTCTGCAACTGAAAACACCTGCTGATTTTGCCGGAATATTGGGAGTCCACGTGAATCACTTGAATAGAGTTTTAAAGGAAACAACCGGAAAAACGACCGGAGAAATCATTGGAAGCCGAATTTTCCAGGAAGCTAAAATATTATTAACCCAAACACAATGGAATATTTCTGAAATTGCTTTCACATTAGGTTTTGAAGAAGTCGCGCATTTTTCTAACTTTTTCAAGAAACACAGTCAACAATCACCACAACATTATCGAGAACTATTGATTGTTTGA
- a CDS encoding SDR family oxidoreductase encodes MQKAIFITGASSGLGKATAKLFQSKGWNVIATMRNPQNETELSQLDNVILLPLDVTNLEQIQETVKKAIELHTIDVVFNNAGYGLIGALEALTDEQIVKQLDTNLLGVIRVTQAFIPYFRKNRNGLFITTTSIGGLLTFPLDSLYHATKWALEGWSESMSFELALHNVGIKTIAPGGIKTNFAGESLAIANHPAYENGTQKLFELMNPNNFEPVEWIADVVYEAATDGKNQLRYVTGEFANQLYNRRLEIGSEAAVQEMKQMVFGSLLN; translated from the coding sequence ATGCAAAAAGCAATTTTTATCACAGGCGCATCATCAGGATTAGGGAAAGCAACCGCAAAACTATTTCAGTCCAAAGGCTGGAATGTAATTGCTACAATGCGAAATCCACAAAACGAAACCGAACTTTCTCAATTGGACAATGTAATATTGCTTCCTTTGGATGTTACCAATTTGGAACAGATTCAGGAAACAGTAAAAAAAGCGATTGAACTTCACACGATTGATGTGGTTTTCAATAACGCAGGTTATGGTTTGATTGGGGCTTTGGAAGCTTTGACAGACGAGCAAATCGTGAAACAATTAGACACTAATCTACTCGGAGTCATTCGTGTGACACAAGCTTTCATTCCTTATTTCAGAAAGAATAGAAACGGATTATTCATTACCACAACATCGATCGGCGGATTATTGACTTTTCCTCTGGATTCGCTTTATCACGCTACAAAATGGGCTTTGGAAGGCTGGAGCGAAAGTATGTCTTTTGAACTTGCTTTACACAATGTTGGTATCAAAACCATTGCACCGGGCGGAATTAAAACTAATTTTGCAGGAGAATCTTTAGCTATTGCCAATCATCCGGCTTATGAAAACGGAACGCAGAAATTATTTGAACTGATGAATCCCAACAACTTCGAACCTGTAGAATGGATTGCGGATGTGGTTTATGAAGCGGCGACAGACGGCAAAAATCAGTTGCGATATGTAACTGGAGAATTCGCGAACCAGTTGTACAATCGTCGTTTGGAAATAGGTTCGGAAGCTGCAGTTCAGGAAATGAAACAGATGGTTTTTGGAAGTTTACTCAACTAA
- a CDS encoding helix-turn-helix domain-containing protein, which translates to MNNPIKVNSISELHEMLNFDKPVHPLISINDNANMVVDENLLNQHFLFNFYKISYKKTLKGKIGYGQGYYDFDEGGMVFTAPNQLISTTSDDTEYEGLTMLIHPDFLRNYSLATRIKSLGFFSYAANEALFLSDKEKQTIFSVFDNIKEELNNTIDDFSQDVIISHMEVLLNYSNRFYKRQFITRKAVNHDLLSRVEELLKVYFDKEQSLNKGLPTVEFLATELNLSPRYLSDMLRSLTGQNAQQIIHEKLIEKAKEYLTTTSFSVSEIAYQLGFEHPQSFSKLFKNKTNQTPVQFKQSFNHN; encoded by the coding sequence ATGAATAATCCGATAAAAGTAAATTCTATATCAGAGCTTCACGAAATGTTGAATTTTGATAAGCCTGTTCATCCCTTGATCAGTATCAATGACAATGCTAATATGGTTGTTGATGAAAATCTTCTTAACCAGCATTTTTTGTTCAATTTCTACAAGATTTCATATAAAAAAACACTAAAAGGTAAAATTGGTTATGGCCAAGGTTATTATGATTTTGATGAAGGCGGAATGGTTTTTACCGCTCCCAACCAACTGATTTCCACAACGTCGGATGACACGGAATATGAAGGTTTGACAATGCTCATTCATCCCGATTTTCTGAGGAATTATTCTTTGGCAACGCGAATCAAAAGCTTGGGATTCTTTTCTTACGCCGCGAATGAAGCTTTGTTTTTATCGGACAAAGAAAAACAGACGATCTTTTCGGTTTTTGATAATATTAAAGAAGAACTGAATAACACGATTGACGATTTCAGCCAGGATGTGATTATTTCTCATATGGAGGTTTTGCTCAATTATAGCAATCGTTTTTACAAGCGACAATTCATCACAAGAAAAGCTGTGAATCACGATCTGCTTTCGAGAGTTGAAGAGCTTTTAAAAGTTTATTTTGATAAAGAACAAAGTTTGAACAAAGGTCTTCCAACCGTAGAATTTCTCGCTACAGAATTGAACCTTTCCCCAAGATATCTAAGTGATATGCTACGTTCTTTGACGGGACAAAATGCACAGCAAATCATTCACGAAAAGCTCATCGAAAAAGCTAAAGAATATTTGACAACCACGAGTTTTTCTGTTTCGGAGATTGCTTATCAATTGGGCTTTGAGCATCCTCAATCGTTCAGCAAGTTATTTAAAAATAAGACCAATCAAACGCCAGTACAATTCAAACAAAGTTTTAATCATAATTAA
- a CDS encoding nuclear transport factor 2 family protein: MNIEKLIKDWITVSNSYDTEKYLKFYLMDAVLDDSSVGMKFIGKDGIKDYFVSYFIGYQTQTELRKLEINENSAYLEVEFTGDFPEGKIGGTFDFIFKDDKIEFLKADLI, encoded by the coding sequence ATGAATATAGAAAAGTTGATTAAAGATTGGATTACAGTCAGTAATAGTTATGACACCGAAAAATATTTGAAATTCTATCTGATGGATGCTGTTTTAGATGATTCTTCGGTTGGAATGAAATTTATTGGAAAAGATGGGATTAAGGATTATTTTGTTAGTTATTTTATCGGTTATCAAACTCAAACTGAATTAAGGAAATTGGAAATTAACGAAAATTCAGCTTATTTGGAAGTGGAATTTACAGGTGATTTTCCTGAAGGTAAAATTGGCGGAACCTTTGATTTTATTTTTAAGGATGATAAAATTGAGTTTTTGAAAGCGGATTTGATTTAA